From Cellulosimicrobium cellulans, the proteins below share one genomic window:
- a CDS encoding NADH-quinone oxidoreductase subunit G has protein sequence MTTTTPAPGTGSAAVPTGGAAKPPVPADHVTFTIDDVEMSVPKGTLVIRAAEQIGIQIPRFCDHPLLEPAGACRQCLVEVATPDREGNVRPMPKPQASCTLEATPGMVVKTQRTSAVADKAQHGIMELLLINHPLDCPVCDKGGECPLQNQAMSNGRATSRFVDVKRTFPKPIAVSTTILLDRERCVLCQRCTRFSQEIAGDAFIDLQKRGAAQQIGRFDEAVLDFAPPAGQAPGDRPVGLALEDESGLPFASYFSGNTVQICPVGALTGAAYRFRSRPFDLVSTPSVSEHDSSGSAIRVDHRRGVVLRRLAGEDPLVNEEWITDRDRFAFTWQSAPDRLTHPLVRDREVAPDGSVTRGELRPASWAEALEVAADALTRARDAGGVGVLPGGRLTVEDAYAYAKLARTWLRTNDVDHRARAHSAEEADFLAHAVAGRAVGHAGGVTFTDLEKAPAVLLVGLEAEEEAGVTFLRLRKGAVRNGVRVFSVAPFATRGVQRVHGTLLPAAPGTESEWLDGIAAGDQVRTLDEAEGTDLLAEVSDALRAPGAVILVGERLAATRGGYSALLRAVAATGARLAWVPRRAGERGGVEAGTLPNLLPGGRPVADAAARVDVATVWGVTATDAQPTGLPATAGRDVGEMLDALSVGQLAGVLVGGLELDDLPDPAHARRALEAADVVVSLEVRRSAVTELADVVLPVAPPVEREGAFVSWEGRVRRFPAALASTAMTDHRVLDALADAAGVPLGLATTESVRAELDQLVGDGAWDGERAAAPDVESTEPPAVAPGTAVLASWRLLLDDARGQDGERYLAGTAKRPVARLSATTAAAVDLFDGDLVRVSTDRGAVTLPVVVTDMVDHVVWLPLRSPGSSVHAALGAVPGDVVRLGPGSTDGGEGA, from the coding sequence ATGACGACCACGACCCCCGCCCCGGGCACCGGCTCAGCGGCCGTTCCCACGGGTGGCGCGGCCAAGCCCCCGGTCCCCGCGGACCACGTGACGTTCACGATCGACGACGTCGAGATGTCGGTGCCGAAGGGCACGCTCGTGATCCGCGCGGCCGAGCAGATCGGGATCCAGATCCCGCGGTTCTGCGACCACCCGCTGCTCGAGCCCGCGGGCGCGTGCCGCCAGTGCCTCGTCGAGGTGGCGACGCCGGACCGTGAGGGCAACGTCCGGCCGATGCCGAAGCCCCAGGCGTCGTGCACGCTCGAGGCGACGCCCGGCATGGTGGTCAAGACGCAGCGCACGAGCGCGGTCGCCGACAAGGCGCAGCACGGGATCATGGAGCTGCTGCTCATCAACCACCCGCTCGACTGCCCGGTGTGCGACAAGGGCGGCGAGTGCCCGCTGCAGAACCAGGCGATGAGCAACGGCCGCGCGACGAGCCGGTTCGTGGACGTCAAGCGCACGTTCCCCAAGCCCATCGCGGTCTCGACGACGATCCTGCTCGACCGCGAGCGCTGCGTCCTGTGCCAGCGGTGCACGCGCTTCTCCCAGGAGATCGCGGGCGACGCGTTCATCGACCTGCAGAAGCGCGGGGCCGCGCAGCAGATCGGCCGGTTCGACGAGGCGGTCCTCGACTTCGCGCCGCCCGCGGGACAGGCGCCGGGCGACCGCCCGGTCGGGCTCGCGCTCGAGGACGAGTCGGGGCTGCCGTTCGCGTCGTACTTCTCGGGCAACACGGTGCAGATCTGTCCGGTGGGCGCGCTCACGGGCGCGGCGTACCGGTTCCGGTCCCGCCCGTTCGACCTGGTGTCGACGCCGTCCGTCTCCGAGCACGACTCGTCGGGCTCGGCGATCCGCGTCGACCACCGCCGCGGCGTCGTGCTGCGCCGCCTCGCGGGCGAGGACCCGCTGGTCAACGAGGAGTGGATCACCGACCGGGACCGCTTCGCGTTCACGTGGCAGTCCGCGCCGGACCGCCTCACGCACCCGCTGGTGCGCGACCGCGAGGTCGCCCCGGACGGGTCGGTGACGCGCGGCGAGCTGCGCCCCGCCTCGTGGGCGGAGGCGCTCGAGGTCGCGGCCGACGCCCTGACCCGGGCACGTGACGCCGGAGGCGTCGGCGTCCTGCCGGGAGGGCGCCTCACGGTCGAGGACGCGTACGCGTACGCGAAGCTCGCCCGGACCTGGCTGCGCACGAACGACGTCGACCACCGCGCCCGCGCCCACAGCGCGGAGGAGGCGGACTTCCTCGCGCACGCCGTCGCGGGGCGCGCCGTCGGTCACGCCGGCGGGGTGACGTTCACCGACCTCGAGAAGGCGCCCGCCGTCCTCCTCGTCGGCCTGGAGGCCGAGGAGGAGGCGGGCGTGACCTTCCTGCGCCTGCGCAAGGGCGCCGTGCGGAACGGGGTGCGGGTGTTCTCCGTCGCGCCGTTCGCGACGCGCGGCGTGCAGCGCGTGCACGGCACGCTGCTCCCGGCGGCGCCGGGCACCGAGTCCGAGTGGCTCGACGGCATCGCCGCCGGCGACCAGGTCCGCACGCTCGACGAGGCCGAGGGCACCGACCTCCTCGCCGAGGTCAGCGACGCGCTCCGGGCGCCGGGCGCCGTGATCCTCGTCGGCGAGCGGCTCGCCGCGACGCGCGGCGGGTACAGCGCGCTGCTCCGGGCGGTCGCTGCGACGGGCGCGCGGCTCGCGTGGGTCCCGCGCCGCGCCGGCGAGCGCGGCGGCGTCGAGGCCGGCACCCTGCCGAACCTCCTGCCGGGCGGGCGTCCGGTCGCCGACGCGGCGGCCCGCGTCGACGTCGCGACCGTCTGGGGCGTGACCGCCACCGACGCGCAGCCGACAGGGCTGCCCGCCACGGCGGGCCGAGACGTCGGGGAGATGCTCGACGCCCTGTCCGTCGGCCAGCTCGCGGGCGTGCTGGTCGGCGGTCTCGAGCTCGACGACCTGCCGGACCCCGCGCACGCGCGTCGTGCGCTCGAGGCGGCGGACGTCGTCGTCTCGCTCGAGGTGCGGCGTTCGGCGGTGACCGAGCTGGCGGACGTCGTGCTCCCCGTGGCACCGCCCGTCGAGCGCGAGGGCGCGTTCGTGAGCTGGGAGGGGCGCGTGCGCAGGTTCCCGGCGGCGCTCGCCTCCACGGCCATGACCGACCACCGCGTGCTCGACGCGCTGGCCGACGCCGCAGGCGTGCCGCTCGGCCTCGCGACCACCGAGTCGGTGCGTGCCGAGCTGGACCAGCTCGTGGGCGACGGCGCGTGGGACGGCGAGCGCGCCGCCGCGCCGGACGTCGAGAGCACCGAGCCGCCCGCCGTCGCACCCGGGACCGCGGTCCTCGCGAGCTGGCGGCTCCTGCTCGACGACGCGCGCGGCCAGGACGGCGAGCGTTACCTCGCGGGGACGGCGAAGCGCCCGGTGGCGCGGCTGTCCGCGACGACGGCCGCCGCGGTGGACCTGTTCGACGGCGACCTCGTGCGCGTCTCGACGGACCGGGGTGCGGTCACGCTCCCGGTGGTGGTGACCGACATGGTCGACCACGTGGTGTGGCTGCCGCTGCGGTCGCCGGGGTCGTCCGTGCACGCGGCGCTCGGCGCCGTGCCGGGCGACGTCGTCCGGCTCGGGCCTGGGAGCACCGACGGAGGGGAGGGCGCATGA
- the nuoH gene encoding NADH-quinone oxidoreductase subunit NuoH, which yields MSGGYLIHALAAETPGVPGITANFSQDNGWTYLVKAVLILVFLLTSVLFAIWFERKVVARMQVRPGPNWHGPFGLLQSLADAMKLLLKEDITVKAADKFVYLLAPMISVFCALLVFAVIPFGPEVQIPFTDYVTPAQLTDFPVATLYILACASLGVYGIVLGGWSSGSTYPLLGSVRSTAQVISYELAMGLSLVSVFLMAGSMSTSRIVDSQTQLWWFLPLLPAFVIYVISMVGETNRLPFDLPEAEGELVSGYMTEYSSMKFAWFFLAEYINMLNVSAVATTLFLGGWRAPWPLSAINDGMFNEGWWPILWFLVKVWAVMFFFVWVRGTLLRLRYDQFMRFGWKVLIPFALAWLVLLAVAQAVRQFLDVDLRVFVGIAVALALVVVVVVWFWPEKKAPPGATPRAAGTGPEPFDAFAGGFPVPPLPGQSLPPSPRRRALVPDDARSPGASGSPGAGAPRDTPHDKEVDRG from the coding sequence ATGAGCGGCGGGTACCTGATCCACGCGCTCGCGGCCGAGACCCCGGGCGTGCCGGGGATCACCGCGAACTTCTCGCAGGACAACGGCTGGACGTACCTCGTGAAGGCCGTCCTCATCCTCGTCTTCCTGCTGACAAGCGTGCTGTTCGCGATCTGGTTCGAGCGCAAGGTCGTGGCGCGCATGCAGGTGCGCCCCGGCCCCAACTGGCACGGCCCGTTCGGCCTGCTCCAGTCGCTCGCCGACGCGATGAAGCTCCTGCTCAAGGAGGACATCACCGTCAAGGCGGCGGACAAGTTCGTCTACCTGCTCGCGCCGATGATCTCCGTGTTCTGCGCGCTGCTGGTGTTCGCGGTCATCCCGTTCGGGCCCGAGGTGCAGATCCCGTTCACGGACTACGTGACGCCGGCGCAGCTCACCGACTTCCCGGTCGCGACGCTCTACATCCTCGCGTGCGCGTCGCTGGGCGTGTACGGGATCGTGCTCGGGGGCTGGTCGTCCGGGTCGACGTACCCGCTGCTCGGGTCGGTCCGCTCGACGGCCCAGGTCATCAGCTACGAGCTCGCGATGGGCCTCTCGCTCGTCTCGGTCTTCCTCATGGCGGGGTCGATGTCGACCTCGCGCATCGTCGACTCGCAGACGCAGCTCTGGTGGTTCCTCCCGCTCCTGCCGGCGTTCGTCATCTACGTCATCTCGATGGTCGGCGAGACGAACCGCCTGCCGTTCGACCTCCCTGAGGCCGAGGGCGAGCTCGTGTCGGGGTACATGACCGAGTACTCATCGATGAAGTTCGCGTGGTTCTTCCTCGCGGAGTACATCAACATGCTCAACGTCTCCGCCGTCGCGACGACGCTCTTCCTCGGTGGGTGGCGCGCCCCGTGGCCGCTCTCGGCGATCAACGACGGCATGTTCAACGAGGGCTGGTGGCCCATCCTCTGGTTCCTCGTCAAGGTCTGGGCCGTCATGTTCTTCTTCGTGTGGGTCCGTGGCACGCTGCTGCGCCTGCGCTACGACCAGTTCATGCGGTTCGGCTGGAAGGTCCTCATCCCGTTCGCGCTCGCGTGGCTCGTGCTGCTCGCCGTCGCGCAGGCCGTGCGCCAGTTCCTCGACGTCGACCTCCGGGTCTTCGTCGGCATCGCCGTCGCGCTCGCCCTCGTGGTGGTGGTCGTCGTGTGGTTCTGGCCCGAGAAGAAGGCGCCACCCGGCGCGACGCCCCGCGCCGCGGGCACCGGTCCCGAGCCGTTCGACGCGTTCGCGGGCGGGTTCCCCGTCCCGCCGCTGCCGGGCCAGTCGCTCCCGCCCTCGCCCCGCCGTCGTGCCCTGGTGCCCGACGACGCACGCTCGCCCGGGGCGTCCGGCTCGCCGGGCGCCGGTGCCCCCCGAGACACACCGCACGACAAGGAGGTCGACCGTGGCTGA
- the nuoI gene encoding NADH-quinone oxidoreductase subunit NuoI → MADDQKPTRPGEYEVRRPQAKGLREALAPVAGFGVTFSSMFRPTVTEQYPRQKVPTKPRYHGRHQLNRYPDGLEKCIGCELCAWACPADAIYVEGADNADLPDGGHMSPGERYGRVYQINYLRCIFCGLCIEACPTRALTMTNEYELAGPTREGMIWEKQDLLAPLQERMLAAPHPMVPGTSDTEYYRGEVSGPVAEQVDWVREHRPDDPTLPPEPTGPPPEVRRVTPTSGRSAGASARKAAR, encoded by the coding sequence GTGGCTGACGACCAGAAGCCGACCCGGCCCGGCGAGTACGAGGTCCGGCGTCCCCAGGCGAAGGGGCTGCGCGAGGCGCTCGCGCCCGTCGCCGGGTTCGGCGTGACCTTCTCCTCGATGTTCCGGCCGACGGTCACCGAGCAGTACCCGCGCCAGAAGGTGCCGACGAAGCCGCGGTACCACGGGCGCCACCAGCTCAACCGGTACCCCGACGGGCTCGAGAAGTGCATCGGCTGCGAGCTGTGCGCGTGGGCGTGCCCCGCGGACGCGATCTACGTCGAGGGCGCGGACAACGCCGACCTGCCCGACGGCGGCCACATGTCGCCCGGCGAGCGGTACGGGCGCGTCTACCAGATCAACTACCTGCGCTGCATCTTCTGCGGGCTCTGCATCGAGGCGTGCCCCACGCGCGCGCTGACGATGACGAACGAGTACGAGCTCGCCGGGCCGACGCGCGAGGGCATGATCTGGGAGAAGCAGGACCTGCTCGCGCCGCTCCAGGAGCGGATGCTCGCCGCGCCCCACCCGATGGTGCCCGGGACCTCGGACACCGAGTACTACCGCGGGGAGGTGAGCGGCCCGGTGGCCGAGCAGGTGGACTGGGTGCGCGAGCACCGGCCGGACGACCCGACCCTCCCGCCGGAGCCCACAGGGCCGCCGCCGGAGGTCCGGCGGGTCACGCCGACCTCGGGGCGGTCCGCCGGCGCGTCGGCCCGGAAGGCCGCCCGGTGA
- a CDS encoding NADH-quinone oxidoreductase subunit J has protein sequence MTASGGEAVLFWVLAPLMVLAALSLLFARKAVHAAIAVMFVMVDLAILYIAQEASFLGVVQVVVYTGAVMMLFLFVLMLVGVDASDSLVETIRGQRWVGVLLGLGLGVVLVGVVAQATFPPSVGLELANAATNPVALARVLFADYVFAMEVVGILLITAAVSALVLTHRRRLTPKVGQREQADAKVAALPAGGRLTPLAAPGVYAQNNAMDTPALDAQGRPIEESVSRILRIRGQERSAGTILEAEREVLVEHEPLRALPALRARDANERTVQTATADQPEGEAPAGEVAGPDDPGRSRVPGDARGTERGED, from the coding sequence GTGACCGCGAGCGGCGGCGAGGCGGTCCTCTTCTGGGTCCTCGCCCCCCTCATGGTCCTCGCGGCGCTCTCGCTGCTCTTCGCGCGCAAGGCGGTGCACGCCGCCATCGCGGTCATGTTCGTCATGGTCGACCTCGCGATCCTCTACATCGCGCAGGAGGCGTCGTTCCTCGGCGTCGTCCAGGTGGTCGTGTACACGGGCGCCGTGATGATGCTGTTCCTCTTCGTGCTCATGCTCGTCGGGGTCGACGCGTCGGACTCGCTCGTGGAGACGATCCGCGGGCAGCGCTGGGTCGGCGTGCTCCTCGGGCTCGGGCTCGGCGTCGTGCTGGTGGGCGTGGTCGCGCAGGCGACGTTCCCGCCGTCGGTGGGCCTCGAGCTCGCCAACGCGGCGACCAACCCGGTCGCGCTCGCGCGCGTGCTCTTCGCGGACTACGTGTTCGCGATGGAGGTCGTGGGCATCCTGCTCATCACCGCCGCGGTCTCGGCGCTCGTGCTCACGCACCGGCGCCGGCTCACCCCGAAGGTGGGTCAGCGCGAGCAGGCCGACGCGAAGGTCGCGGCGCTGCCCGCGGGCGGCCGGCTCACGCCGCTCGCCGCCCCCGGCGTGTACGCGCAGAACAACGCCATGGACACCCCGGCGCTCGACGCGCAGGGCCGGCCCATCGAGGAGTCGGTCTCCCGCATCCTGCGCATCCGCGGCCAGGAGCGGTCGGCCGGGACGATCCTCGAGGCCGAGCGCGAGGTGCTCGTCGAGCACGAGCCGCTGCGGGCGCTGCCCGCGCTGCGGGCCCGGGACGCGAACGAGCGCACGGTGCAGACCGCGACCGCCGACCAGCCCGAGGGCGAGGCGCCCGCGGGGGAGGTCGCCGGACCCGACGACCCGGGCCGGTCCCGGGTCCCCGGTGACGCTCGCGGGACCGAGCGAGGAGAGGACTGA
- the nuoK gene encoding NADH-quinone oxidoreductase subunit NuoK, translating to MELTNYLVLAAILFSIGAATVLLRRNAIIVFMGIELMLNATNLAFVTFARMHGDVTGQVLAFFVMVVAAAEVVVGLAIIVSIFRTRRSASVDDVNLLKS from the coding sequence ATGGAGCTCACCAACTACCTCGTGCTCGCGGCGATCCTGTTCTCGATCGGCGCCGCGACCGTGCTGCTGCGGCGCAACGCGATCATCGTGTTCATGGGCATCGAGCTCATGCTCAACGCGACCAACCTCGCGTTCGTCACCTTCGCCCGGATGCACGGTGACGTGACCGGGCAGGTGCTCGCGTTCTTCGTCATGGTCGTCGCGGCGGCGGAGGTCGTCGTCGGCCTCGCGATCATCGTGTCCATCTTCCGCACCCGTCGGTCCGCCTCGGTCGACGACGTCAACCTGCTCAAGAGCTGA